The Phyllopteryx taeniolatus isolate TA_2022b chromosome 9, UOR_Ptae_1.2, whole genome shotgun sequence genome contains a region encoding:
- the si:ch211-161c3.6 gene encoding high mobility group AT-hook 2b: MCRKNSLSNIWTLKERIYCCENHKKRFTFYFDNVLCYANATLLTLHSLSCSYVKSPNLYDFRDLFSPPPIPIKFWISPSIKCLFSDIPPSGLNASHIVPVISLYLSAAPPPPRSSGLDAHALQNMSSSGPKEPSPPRPRSPQLAAQPQQRRGRGRPRKQQLEPVGPPTPKRPRGRPKGSKNKGPKTALKLAEPAGERRPRGRPRKWLRRVVEQGREEQKVASGEEEPAPSRSEPSSSQEEGQ, encoded by the exons atgtgcagAAAGAATTCACTCTCAAACATTTGGACGTTAAAAGAAAGAATTTACTGCTGTGAAAACCATAAAAAACGGTTTACCTTTTACTTTGATAACGTCTTGTGCTATGCTAATGCTACTCTTCTCACTTTGCATAGCTTATCATGTTCTTATGTTAAGTCACCAAATTTGTACGACTTTCGagaccttttttccccccccccaattccgATCAAATTTTGGATATCTCCGAGTATTAAGTGTTTATTTTCAGACATTCCACCGTCGGGTTTAAACGCAAGTCATATTGTGCCTGTCATTTCTTTGTACTTGtctgcagcccccccccccccccgatcgtCAGGTCTTGATGCCCACGCGCTGCAAAACATGAGTAGCAGTGGGCCCAAAGAGCCGTCTCCTCCCCGGCCCAGATCCCCCCAGTTGGCTGCCCAGCCTCAGCAGCGCAGGGGCCGAGGTCGTCCACGCAAGCAGCAGCTG GAGCCTGTCGGACCGCCGACTCCAAAACGACCAAGAGGAAGACCCAAGGGCAGCAAGAACAAAGGCCCCAAAACTGCACTTAAG CTCGCCGAGCCGGCTGGAGAGAGACGGCCGCGGGGGCGACCGAGGAAATGG TTGCGGAGGGTTGTTGAACAAGGACGTGAAGAGCAAAAG GTGGCGTCGGGGGAAGAGGAGCCGGCTCCCTCGCGGTCGGAGCCCTCTTCGTCTCAAGAGGAAGGCCAGTAA
- the mst1 gene encoding hepatocyte growth factor-like protein isoform X1, which produces MFWNLLQERVVFSPPFLRSDGTSHFLSQGNAVRVRRLRGVQHLWNLCLPAMLLQLLLCFFLTSGLVTGYRSPLNDFQRSEGRELVPTSWNSAHVLMLLVLNVEECAAHCSLSLDCRAFNYETRPTATCKHLRWVGDGSNAAVKRNVNCDLYEKKVYVRKCIVGKGEDYQGKVFTTRSGLTCQQWWSKFPHDHRWTPSPSNGLELNYCRNPDGDRIGPWCYTTDPERRYERCNIPQCKDEVCITCNGEDYRGQVDHTVSGRECQRWDQQYPHQHIYQPEKYPDKSLDDNYCRNPDASPVPWCYTTDPDVERESCEISKCTEVRVEKRQRSSFTTNCFRGRGEDYRGRVNETTSGIPCQRWDAQYPHEHPFYPNTYECKGLEENYCRNPDGSEAPWCFTSVPEMRTALCLQIKRCVDDIDAEDCYHENGRNYRGMVRKTRKGITCQKWNVNTPHRTNSSILLSRINPRTHPEANLTENYCRNPDGDQHGPWCYTVDPKTEFDYCAIKQCAGEKVSLTEPVEKVEFSECGQREDRFQRSRLRIVNGIPGNSPWTVSLRDRKGNHFCGGALVDARWVISTKQCFSSCYVDLPGYSAMMGTLFRDPQDGEAGVQTIPLTKIVCGPSESQLVMLQLESPAQFNERVSQICLPPERYIVAEGTVCEIAGWGETKGTGDETVLNVAHIPVLSNKDCNKYFRGRVRENEMCTGSFQGGVGACERDYGGPLACQNHGCWVLEGVIIPMRRCGHPGQPNIFIRVSVYVDWIKKVMGFA; this is translated from the exons GTTACCGCAGTCCCCTGAATGACTTCCAGCGCTCGGAGGGCCGAGAGCTGGTCCCCACTTCCTGGAACTCGGCCCACGTTCTCATGTTGTTGGTCCTCAACGTGGAGGAGTGCGCCGCTCACTGCTCGCTCTCGCTGGACTGCAG AGCGTTCAACTACGAAACGCGGCCGACGGCCACATGCAAACACCTGCGCTGGGTGGGCGACGGCAGCAACGCGGCGGTGAAGCGCAACGTCAACTGCGACCTTTACGAGAAGAAGG TCTATGTCCGCAAGTGCATCGTGGGTAAAGGAGAGGACTACCAGGGGAAGGTGTTCACCACCCGAAGCGGACTCACCTGCCAGCAGTGGTGGTCCAAGTTCCCTCACGATCACAG GTGGACTCCCTCGCCCAGCAACGGCTTGGAGTTGAACTACTGCAGGAATCCAGACGGGGATCGCATCGGGCCGTGGTGCTACACCACCGACCCCGAGCGGCGCTATGAGCGCTGCAACATCCCTCAGTGCAAAGATG AGGTGTGCATCACATGTAACGGCGAGGACTACAGGGGGCAAGTGGACCACACCGTGAGTGGCAGGGAGTGCCAACGGTGGGACCAGCAGTACCCTCACCAGCACATCTACCAGCCTGAAAA GTACCCCGATAAGAGTTTAGACGACAACTACTGTCGTAACCCCGACGCCTCGCCCGTGCCGTGGTGCTACACCACCGACCCCGACGTGGAGCGAGAGAGCTGCGAGATCAGCAAGTGCA CTGAGGTGCGCGTGGAGAAGCGTCAGCGCTCCAGCTTCACCACCAACTGCTTCCGCGGCCGCGGGGAGGACTACCGCGGCAGAGTCAACGAGACCACGTCGGGCATCCCCTGCCAGCGCTGGGACGCGCAATATCCTCACGAGCATCCCTTCTACCCCAACACGTACGAATGCAA GGGCTTGGAGGAGAACTACTGCCGCAACCCGGACGGCTCCGAGGCCCCCTGGTGCTTCACGTCCGTGCCGGAGATGAGGACGGCGCTCTGCCTGCAGATCAAGCGCTGTGTGGACGACATCGACGCAGAGG ATTGCTACCACGAAAACGGGAGAAACTACCGAGGCATGGTGCGCAAAACCCGCAAGGGCATAACCTGCCAAAAGTGGAACGTCAACACGCCTCACCGCACCAA CAGCAGCATTTTATTGTCCAGAATAAATCCCAGGACGCATCCCGAGGCCAACCTGACCGAGAACTACTGTCGTAACCCCGACGGGGACCAACACGGTCCCTGGTGCTACACCGTTGACCCCAAAACGGAGTTTGACTACTGTGCCATCAAGCAGTGCG CTGGAGAAAAAGTATCCCTCACGGAACCAGTGG AGAAGGTTGAGTTCAGCGAGTGTGGGCAAAGGGAGGACCGCTTCCAGAGGAGCAGGTTACGCATCGTAAACGGCATACCCGGAAACTCGCCGTGGACGGTTAGCCTCAGAGACAG GAAGGGAAACCATTTTTGTGGAGGAGCCCTGGTGGATGCCAGATGGGTGATCAGCACCAAGCAGTGTTTCTCCTCCTG CTACGTGGATCTGCCCGGCTACTCGGCCATGATGGGCACCTTGTTCCGCGACCCGCAGGACGGCGAAGCCGGCGTGCAGACCATCCCTCTCACCAAGATCGTCTGCGGACCCTCCGAGTCTCAACTGGTCATGCTGCAGCTGGAATC ccCGGCCCAGTTTAACGAGCGCGTCTCTCAGATCTGTCTGCCTCCCGAACGCTACATCGTGGCTGAGGGGACCGTTTGCGAGATAGCAGGATGGGGCGAGACCAAAG GCACCGGAGACGAGACCGTCCTCAACGTGGCCCATATACCGGTGCTCAGCAATAAGGACTGCAACAAATACTTCCGAGGTCGGGTTCGGGAGAACGAGATGTGCACCGGCTCCTTCCAGGGAGGCGTCGGAGCCTGCGAG AGAGACTACGGCGGCCCGCTGGCGTGTCAGAACCACGGCTGCTGGGTCCTGGAGGGCGTGATCATCCCCATGCGGCGCTGCGGACACCCGGGCCAACCCAACATCTTCATCCGCGTGTCGGTCTACGTGGACTGGATCAAGAAGGTCATGGGCTTCGCTTAG
- the mst1 gene encoding hepatocyte growth factor-like protein isoform X2, whose protein sequence is MFWNLLQERVVFSPPFLRSDGTSHFLSQGNAVRVRRLRGVQHLWNLCLPAMLLQLLLCFFLTSGLVTGYRSPLNDFQRSEGRELVPTSWNSAHVLMLLVLNVEECAAHCSLSLDCRAFNYETRPTATCKHLRWVGDGSNAAVKRNVNCDLYEKKVYVRKCIVGKGEDYQGKVFTTRSGLTCQQWWSKFPHDHRWTPSPSNGLELNYCRNPDGDRIGPWCYTTDPERRYERCNIPQCKDEVCITCNGEDYRGQVDHTVSGRECQRWDQQYPHQHIYQPEKYPDKSLDDNYCRNPDASPVPWCYTTDPDVERESCEISKCTEVRVEKRQRSSFTTNCFRGRGEDYRGRVNETTSGIPCQRWDAQYPHEHPFYPNTYECKGLEENYCRNPDGSEAPWCFTSVPEMRTALCLQIKRCVDDIDAEDCYHENGRNYRGMVRKTRKGITCQKWNVNTPHRTNSILLSRINPRTHPEANLTENYCRNPDGDQHGPWCYTVDPKTEFDYCAIKQCAGEKVSLTEPVEKVEFSECGQREDRFQRSRLRIVNGIPGNSPWTVSLRDRKGNHFCGGALVDARWVISTKQCFSSCYVDLPGYSAMMGTLFRDPQDGEAGVQTIPLTKIVCGPSESQLVMLQLESPAQFNERVSQICLPPERYIVAEGTVCEIAGWGETKGTGDETVLNVAHIPVLSNKDCNKYFRGRVRENEMCTGSFQGGVGACERDYGGPLACQNHGCWVLEGVIIPMRRCGHPGQPNIFIRVSVYVDWIKKVMGFA, encoded by the exons GTTACCGCAGTCCCCTGAATGACTTCCAGCGCTCGGAGGGCCGAGAGCTGGTCCCCACTTCCTGGAACTCGGCCCACGTTCTCATGTTGTTGGTCCTCAACGTGGAGGAGTGCGCCGCTCACTGCTCGCTCTCGCTGGACTGCAG AGCGTTCAACTACGAAACGCGGCCGACGGCCACATGCAAACACCTGCGCTGGGTGGGCGACGGCAGCAACGCGGCGGTGAAGCGCAACGTCAACTGCGACCTTTACGAGAAGAAGG TCTATGTCCGCAAGTGCATCGTGGGTAAAGGAGAGGACTACCAGGGGAAGGTGTTCACCACCCGAAGCGGACTCACCTGCCAGCAGTGGTGGTCCAAGTTCCCTCACGATCACAG GTGGACTCCCTCGCCCAGCAACGGCTTGGAGTTGAACTACTGCAGGAATCCAGACGGGGATCGCATCGGGCCGTGGTGCTACACCACCGACCCCGAGCGGCGCTATGAGCGCTGCAACATCCCTCAGTGCAAAGATG AGGTGTGCATCACATGTAACGGCGAGGACTACAGGGGGCAAGTGGACCACACCGTGAGTGGCAGGGAGTGCCAACGGTGGGACCAGCAGTACCCTCACCAGCACATCTACCAGCCTGAAAA GTACCCCGATAAGAGTTTAGACGACAACTACTGTCGTAACCCCGACGCCTCGCCCGTGCCGTGGTGCTACACCACCGACCCCGACGTGGAGCGAGAGAGCTGCGAGATCAGCAAGTGCA CTGAGGTGCGCGTGGAGAAGCGTCAGCGCTCCAGCTTCACCACCAACTGCTTCCGCGGCCGCGGGGAGGACTACCGCGGCAGAGTCAACGAGACCACGTCGGGCATCCCCTGCCAGCGCTGGGACGCGCAATATCCTCACGAGCATCCCTTCTACCCCAACACGTACGAATGCAA GGGCTTGGAGGAGAACTACTGCCGCAACCCGGACGGCTCCGAGGCCCCCTGGTGCTTCACGTCCGTGCCGGAGATGAGGACGGCGCTCTGCCTGCAGATCAAGCGCTGTGTGGACGACATCGACGCAGAGG ATTGCTACCACGAAAACGGGAGAAACTACCGAGGCATGGTGCGCAAAACCCGCAAGGGCATAACCTGCCAAAAGTGGAACGTCAACACGCCTCACCGCACCAA CAGCATTTTATTGTCCAGAATAAATCCCAGGACGCATCCCGAGGCCAACCTGACCGAGAACTACTGTCGTAACCCCGACGGGGACCAACACGGTCCCTGGTGCTACACCGTTGACCCCAAAACGGAGTTTGACTACTGTGCCATCAAGCAGTGCG CTGGAGAAAAAGTATCCCTCACGGAACCAGTGG AGAAGGTTGAGTTCAGCGAGTGTGGGCAAAGGGAGGACCGCTTCCAGAGGAGCAGGTTACGCATCGTAAACGGCATACCCGGAAACTCGCCGTGGACGGTTAGCCTCAGAGACAG GAAGGGAAACCATTTTTGTGGAGGAGCCCTGGTGGATGCCAGATGGGTGATCAGCACCAAGCAGTGTTTCTCCTCCTG CTACGTGGATCTGCCCGGCTACTCGGCCATGATGGGCACCTTGTTCCGCGACCCGCAGGACGGCGAAGCCGGCGTGCAGACCATCCCTCTCACCAAGATCGTCTGCGGACCCTCCGAGTCTCAACTGGTCATGCTGCAGCTGGAATC ccCGGCCCAGTTTAACGAGCGCGTCTCTCAGATCTGTCTGCCTCCCGAACGCTACATCGTGGCTGAGGGGACCGTTTGCGAGATAGCAGGATGGGGCGAGACCAAAG GCACCGGAGACGAGACCGTCCTCAACGTGGCCCATATACCGGTGCTCAGCAATAAGGACTGCAACAAATACTTCCGAGGTCGGGTTCGGGAGAACGAGATGTGCACCGGCTCCTTCCAGGGAGGCGTCGGAGCCTGCGAG AGAGACTACGGCGGCCCGCTGGCGTGTCAGAACCACGGCTGCTGGGTCCTGGAGGGCGTGATCATCCCCATGCGGCGCTGCGGACACCCGGGCCAACCCAACATCTTCATCCGCGTGTCGGTCTACGTGGACTGGATCAAGAAGGTCATGGGCTTCGCTTAG
- the mst1 gene encoding hepatocyte growth factor-like protein isoform X3 encodes MFWNLLQERVVFSPPFLRSDGTSHFLSQGNAVRVRRLRGVQHLWNLCLPAMLLQLLLCFFLTSGLVTGYRSPLNDFQRSEGRELVPTSWNSAHVLMLLVLNVEECAAHCSLSLDCRAFNYETRPTATCKHLRWVGDGSNAAVKRNVNCDLYEKKVYVRKCIVGKGEDYQGKVFTTRSGLTCQQWWSKFPHDHRWTPSPSNGLELNYCRNPDGDRIGPWCYTTDPERRYERCNIPQCKDEVCITCNGEDYRGQVDHTVSGRECQRWDQQYPHQHIYQPEKYPDKSLDDNYCRNPDASPVPWCYTTDPDVERESCEISKCTEVRVEKRQRSSFTTNCFRGRGEDYRGRVNETTSGIPCQRWDAQYPHEHPFYPNTYECKGLEENYCRNPDGSEAPWCFTSVPEMRTALCLQIKRCVDDIDAEDCYHENGRNYRGMVRKTRKGITCQKWNVNTPHRTKINPRTHPEANLTENYCRNPDGDQHGPWCYTVDPKTEFDYCAIKQCAGEKVSLTEPVEKVEFSECGQREDRFQRSRLRIVNGIPGNSPWTVSLRDRKGNHFCGGALVDARWVISTKQCFSSCYVDLPGYSAMMGTLFRDPQDGEAGVQTIPLTKIVCGPSESQLVMLQLESPAQFNERVSQICLPPERYIVAEGTVCEIAGWGETKGTGDETVLNVAHIPVLSNKDCNKYFRGRVRENEMCTGSFQGGVGACERDYGGPLACQNHGCWVLEGVIIPMRRCGHPGQPNIFIRVSVYVDWIKKVMGFA; translated from the exons GTTACCGCAGTCCCCTGAATGACTTCCAGCGCTCGGAGGGCCGAGAGCTGGTCCCCACTTCCTGGAACTCGGCCCACGTTCTCATGTTGTTGGTCCTCAACGTGGAGGAGTGCGCCGCTCACTGCTCGCTCTCGCTGGACTGCAG AGCGTTCAACTACGAAACGCGGCCGACGGCCACATGCAAACACCTGCGCTGGGTGGGCGACGGCAGCAACGCGGCGGTGAAGCGCAACGTCAACTGCGACCTTTACGAGAAGAAGG TCTATGTCCGCAAGTGCATCGTGGGTAAAGGAGAGGACTACCAGGGGAAGGTGTTCACCACCCGAAGCGGACTCACCTGCCAGCAGTGGTGGTCCAAGTTCCCTCACGATCACAG GTGGACTCCCTCGCCCAGCAACGGCTTGGAGTTGAACTACTGCAGGAATCCAGACGGGGATCGCATCGGGCCGTGGTGCTACACCACCGACCCCGAGCGGCGCTATGAGCGCTGCAACATCCCTCAGTGCAAAGATG AGGTGTGCATCACATGTAACGGCGAGGACTACAGGGGGCAAGTGGACCACACCGTGAGTGGCAGGGAGTGCCAACGGTGGGACCAGCAGTACCCTCACCAGCACATCTACCAGCCTGAAAA GTACCCCGATAAGAGTTTAGACGACAACTACTGTCGTAACCCCGACGCCTCGCCCGTGCCGTGGTGCTACACCACCGACCCCGACGTGGAGCGAGAGAGCTGCGAGATCAGCAAGTGCA CTGAGGTGCGCGTGGAGAAGCGTCAGCGCTCCAGCTTCACCACCAACTGCTTCCGCGGCCGCGGGGAGGACTACCGCGGCAGAGTCAACGAGACCACGTCGGGCATCCCCTGCCAGCGCTGGGACGCGCAATATCCTCACGAGCATCCCTTCTACCCCAACACGTACGAATGCAA GGGCTTGGAGGAGAACTACTGCCGCAACCCGGACGGCTCCGAGGCCCCCTGGTGCTTCACGTCCGTGCCGGAGATGAGGACGGCGCTCTGCCTGCAGATCAAGCGCTGTGTGGACGACATCGACGCAGAGG ATTGCTACCACGAAAACGGGAGAAACTACCGAGGCATGGTGCGCAAAACCCGCAAGGGCATAACCTGCCAAAAGTGGAACGTCAACACGCCTCACCGCACCAA AATAAATCCCAGGACGCATCCCGAGGCCAACCTGACCGAGAACTACTGTCGTAACCCCGACGGGGACCAACACGGTCCCTGGTGCTACACCGTTGACCCCAAAACGGAGTTTGACTACTGTGCCATCAAGCAGTGCG CTGGAGAAAAAGTATCCCTCACGGAACCAGTGG AGAAGGTTGAGTTCAGCGAGTGTGGGCAAAGGGAGGACCGCTTCCAGAGGAGCAGGTTACGCATCGTAAACGGCATACCCGGAAACTCGCCGTGGACGGTTAGCCTCAGAGACAG GAAGGGAAACCATTTTTGTGGAGGAGCCCTGGTGGATGCCAGATGGGTGATCAGCACCAAGCAGTGTTTCTCCTCCTG CTACGTGGATCTGCCCGGCTACTCGGCCATGATGGGCACCTTGTTCCGCGACCCGCAGGACGGCGAAGCCGGCGTGCAGACCATCCCTCTCACCAAGATCGTCTGCGGACCCTCCGAGTCTCAACTGGTCATGCTGCAGCTGGAATC ccCGGCCCAGTTTAACGAGCGCGTCTCTCAGATCTGTCTGCCTCCCGAACGCTACATCGTGGCTGAGGGGACCGTTTGCGAGATAGCAGGATGGGGCGAGACCAAAG GCACCGGAGACGAGACCGTCCTCAACGTGGCCCATATACCGGTGCTCAGCAATAAGGACTGCAACAAATACTTCCGAGGTCGGGTTCGGGAGAACGAGATGTGCACCGGCTCCTTCCAGGGAGGCGTCGGAGCCTGCGAG AGAGACTACGGCGGCCCGCTGGCGTGTCAGAACCACGGCTGCTGGGTCCTGGAGGGCGTGATCATCCCCATGCGGCGCTGCGGACACCCGGGCCAACCCAACATCTTCATCCGCGTGTCGGTCTACGTGGACTGGATCAAGAAGGTCATGGGCTTCGCTTAG